The following proteins are encoded in a genomic region of Magnolia sinica isolate HGM2019 chromosome 1, MsV1, whole genome shotgun sequence:
- the LOC131246184 gene encoding ADP-ribosylation factor-like has product MGLTFTKLFSRLFAKKEMRILMVGLDAAGKTTIFYKLKLGEIVTTIPTIGNEKVEDAKSQDVNCWNQPNDSSTKPHVWDKDKMHGQSNSVWGSQSLKGTHTERSSDIGGWNEDKGQDELNQSTRSPVWSSSPIEKSSDGSS; this is encoded by the exons ATGGGGCTCACGTTTACGAAGCTGTTCAGCCGTCTGTTCGCAAAGAAGGAGATGAGAATTTTGATGGTCGGTCTTGATGCGGCTGGCAAAACAACCATCTTTTACAAGCTTAAGCTTGGAGAGATCGTCACCACCATCCCCACTATTG GAAATGAGAAGGTTGAAGATGCTAAATCCCAAGATGTAAATTGTTGGAACCAACCAAATGATTCATCTACCAAACCACATGTTTGGGATAAGGACAAGATGCATGGTCAATCTAATTCTGTTTGGGGTAGTCAGAGCCTAAAGGGTACCCATACGGAGAGATCTTCAGACATTGGTGGTTGGAATGAAGACAAAGGACAAGATGAGTTGAATCAATCAACAAGATCTCCTGTTTGGAGTTCTTCCCCTATTGAGAAGTCTTCAGATGGCAGCAGTTAG
- the LOC131248196 gene encoding protein LIGHT-DEPENDENT SHORT HYPOCOTYLS 4-like: MSAAVAAAAAAANANSSNSSSHSNATAQSSHNPMPPSRYESQKRRDWNTFGQYLKNHRPPLALSRCSGAHVLEFLRYLDQFGKTKVHAPACPFFGHPHPPAPCPCPLRQAWGSLDALIGRLRAAFEENGGQPEANPFGARAVRLYLREVRDLQAKARGIAYEKKKRKRPNQVASPPVTPPQVQVTDLNSTIVNHTVHQGRAIQSAEADETVIMTVVDPRGGALIPLHVFN, from the coding sequence ATGTCTGCTGCCGTAGCTGCTGCTGCCGCCGCTGCAAATGCCAACTCCAGCAATTCAAGCAGTCACAGCAATGCCACCGCTCAGTCCTCTCACAATCCAATGCCACCGAGCCGCTACGAATCACAGAAACGGCGAGACTGGAACACGTTCGGGCAGTACTTGAAGAATCACCGCCCACCGCTTGCATTATCTCGGTGCAGTGGCGCACATGTACTAGAGTTCCTCCGATACCTTGACCAGTTCGGCAAGACAAAGGTGCACGCCCCTGCATGTCCCTTCTTCGGGCACCCACACCCTCCTGCCCCATGCCCATGCCCCCTCCGCCAGGCATGGGGCAGCCTCGACGCCCTCATCGGGCGCCTGCGAGCAGCCTTCGAGGAGAACGGTGGTCAGCCGGAAGCGAACCCCTTTGGGGCCCGTGCTGTCCGGCTCTACCTTCGCGAGGTAAGGGACCTCCAAGCGAAGGCTAGAGGCATAGCctatgaaaagaagaaaaggaagcgaCCTAATCAAGTCGCTTCCCCACCAGTCACACCACCACAGGTGCAAGTGACTGATCTGAATTCGACGATCGTCAATCATACGGTTCATCAAGGACGTGCTATCCAGTCCGCTGAAGCCGATGAAACTGTAATCATGACAGTCGTCGATCCTCGTGGGGGAGCACTGATCCCACTACATGTTTTCAACTGA